In the Ignisphaera sp. genome, one interval contains:
- a CDS encoding sugar phosphate isomerase/epimerase, whose protein sequence is MWFTIAFSTMVLLNLDPFEATAKLIESGFHVEVCYDNFLVFGGRYVEDVLFKKFLDSIQSIRKTYIKSVHMPYDELDADTIPFEHILNRMVKWLRFAHEIGASIAVFHTLKTSSDPLNTNLHFFREIAREAMDRGIRIAVENRLEKNLFGSKPEDLKNIVESVGEGIGICLDVGHANINKNLDAFLKTLENSIIELHLHDNNGFRDEHKPPFTGSVDWNAVIGLIKRKRDILPVFEIACREPVVSCLSIANRVKQEFEM, encoded by the coding sequence GTGTGGTTTACGATAGCCTTTTCAACAATGGTGCTACTGAACCTCGACCCATTTGAGGCTACAGCAAAACTCATTGAAAGCGGTTTCCACGTTGAGGTATGCTACGACAATTTCCTCGTGTTTGGAGGTAGGTATGTGGAGGATGTTCTATTCAAAAAGTTTCTCGACAGCATACAGTCGATTAGAAAGACATATATAAAGTCTGTTCATATGCCATATGACGAATTAGATGCTGATACTATTCCATTTGAACATATTCTAAACAGAATGGTCAAGTGGCTTAGATTCGCACATGAGATAGGGGCTTCAATAGCTGTTTTCCATACACTAAAAACATCCTCAGACCCTCTAAACACAAACCTACACTTCTTTAGGGAAATCGCTAGAGAGGCTATGGATAGGGGAATCAGAATCGCCGTCGAAAACAGACTCGAGAAAAACTTGTTTGGCTCAAAGCCCGAAGACCTCAAAAACATTGTTGAAAGCGTTGGCGAAGGAATCGGGATCTGTTTAGATGTTGGCCATGCAAACATAAATAAAAACCTAGATGCGTTCTTAAAAACATTAGAGAACAGTATAATAGAGCTTCATCTCCACGACAATAACGGTTTTAGGGACGAGCATAAACCTCCATTCACAGGCTCTGTTGACTGGAACGCTGTTATAGGGCTGATTAAAAGGAAAAGAGATATTTTACCTGTTTTCGAAATTGCATGCAGAGAACCGGTGGTAAGCTGCCTGTCGATTGCAAACAGAGTTAAGCAAGAATTTGAAATGTGA
- a CDS encoding CopG family transcriptional regulator, whose product MIKEKIDRYKDRVNWAEEVRRFTESKLEEIEAENNVRNVVTMLSHLPIESPRGSSAASMRKES is encoded by the coding sequence GTGATCAAAGAGAAGATCGACAGATATAAGGATAGGGTTAACTGGGCTGAGGAGGTGAGGAGGTTCACGGAATCTAAACTAGAAGAGATTGAAGCTGAGAATAATGTCAGGAATGTTGTCACGATGCTTTCACATCTACCAATAGAGTCTCCTAGAGGTTCCTCAGCCGCATCTATGAGGAAAGAATCGTGA
- a CDS encoding ABC transporter substrate-binding protein — MLIRRVAKATLVIVIAIAIAIAIIGVSYLLLYMGRTSKEEAETQAYFIVTDILNRSVKIPKNLGRVVAIGPGALRLVAYLNATNLLVGVEEIELSQSPVGRDYAMAYNTIFKNLLVIGPGGPNRPPDPEKLRTVRPQLIIMSRTYADLYLPDRLAEEVNASVFVIDYGVAGYLDIDGIKNALMILGKVLGREERAKELVNYINQLVSDLNNRTRDIASRPKVYVGAISYKGAQPFTSTQARFAPLQLLNTPSIVDSVAGKAGFTTIDFEYLVKQQPDFIFIDENNLNTVLSDFRKDSSMYCSLNAFRSGRVYGVLPFNYYHTNVATAFADAYFIGKVLYPNRFADVDPVAKADEIFKVFLGKPLYQEFVAGGYPGFANLSDMFPCG, encoded by the coding sequence ATGCTCATTAGAAGAGTTGCTAAAGCAACTTTGGTTATAGTTATTGCCATAGCCATTGCAATAGCGATTATCGGAGTTTCTTATCTGCTTCTCTATATGGGGAGAACCAGCAAGGAAGAGGCAGAGACACAGGCATACTTTATTGTTACAGATATTTTGAATAGGTCCGTTAAAATTCCGAAGAATCTGGGTAGAGTAGTTGCCATAGGTCCAGGAGCGCTTAGGCTAGTAGCATATCTAAATGCAACCAATCTTCTTGTTGGCGTAGAGGAGATCGAGCTGAGTCAAAGCCCAGTCGGAAGAGACTATGCAATGGCTTACAACACGATATTCAAGAACCTACTTGTGATAGGGCCTGGAGGCCCCAATAGACCGCCGGATCCAGAAAAGCTAAGGACTGTAAGGCCACAGCTAATAATAATGTCTAGGACATATGCAGATCTCTACCTACCTGATAGACTAGCTGAAGAGGTTAATGCAAGTGTTTTTGTAATCGACTATGGGGTTGCGGGATACCTAGATATTGATGGAATCAAGAACGCTTTGATGATCCTTGGAAAGGTTTTGGGGAGAGAGGAGAGAGCTAAAGAACTTGTTAACTATATCAACCAATTGGTAAGCGATTTAAATAATAGGACTAGAGATATAGCTTCTAGGCCAAAGGTCTACGTAGGCGCGATATCATATAAAGGTGCACAGCCATTCACATCAACGCAAGCCAGGTTTGCCCCTCTACAGCTTTTGAACACACCGTCGATTGTAGATTCTGTAGCTGGTAAAGCGGGTTTTACAACAATAGATTTCGAGTATCTGGTAAAGCAACAGCCAGATTTCATATTCATAGACGAAAATAACTTGAATACAGTTTTAAGCGACTTCAGGAAAGATTCGTCGATGTACTGTAGCTTGAATGCTTTTAGATCTGGGAGAGTCTACGGCGTTCTGCCATTCAACTACTACCACACAAATGTTGCTACAGCATTTGCAGATGCTTATTTCATTGGGAAGGTACTCTACCCAAACAGGTTTGCTGATGTGGATCCAGTTGCCAAAGCAGATGAGATATTCAAGGTGTTTCTCGGTAAGCCACTATACCAAGAGTTTGTCGCTGGCGGGTACCCAGGATTTGCGAATCTAAGCGATATGTTTCCATGTGGATGA
- a CDS encoding formate dehydrogenase accessory sulfurtransferase FdhD: MDSYSTIKITKVSLNGYEEVDDAVAEEVEGRVYVDGVEVFRIQTSPHMLKYLGIGYAVTHGFDLTEARTIVENNNVLLFYAKPFAREVNECSTDLKIKVRPRDILKMFEEASKNAKLFSMTGCFHFSALFTLDGVLIEIVEDISRLGSLLKLVGKAYEGGVDFRKTVVVLSSRAGSEMVKAITAMGIPIAVFRGAPTRKAIEIARSCNMALIGHVRGDRFNVYSGFELFEL; the protein is encoded by the coding sequence ATGGACAGCTACTCGACAATAAAGATAACCAAAGTTTCCTTGAATGGTTATGAAGAGGTGGATGATGCTGTTGCTGAGGAAGTTGAGGGAAGGGTTTACGTAGACGGTGTCGAGGTTTTTAGGATTCAGACATCGCCTCATATGCTCAAATATCTTGGGATAGGATATGCAGTTACACATGGATTTGATCTGACAGAGGCTAGAACCATTGTCGAAAATAACAATGTTCTTCTTTTCTATGCAAAACCTTTTGCAAGAGAGGTAAACGAGTGTTCCACGGATTTGAAGATCAAGGTGAGGCCTCGAGACATTCTGAAGATGTTTGAAGAGGCGAGCAAAAACGCGAAGCTGTTTAGCATGACTGGCTGCTTCCATTTCTCGGCTTTGTTTACCTTAGATGGTGTGTTGATAGAGATTGTAGAGGATATATCTAGGCTCGGCTCTCTGCTCAAGCTGGTAGGAAAGGCTTATGAGGGTGGGGTCGACTTTAGAAAAACAGTCGTTGTTTTATCGTCTAGAGCAGGCTCGGAGATGGTCAAGGCTATTACTGCTATGGGCATACCCATAGCAGTATTCAGAGGTGCGCCAACGCGGAAAGCTATTGAGATTGCTAGAAGCTGTAACATGGCTTTAATAGGGCATGTTAGAGGGGATAGATTTAATGTATATAGCGGCTTTGAGCTATTCGAGTTATAG
- a CDS encoding glycerate kinase, translating into MNYFVAWASNMFIKNANEVAKSTLHRLILEIADYGLAVADPYNAVKNHVKVNGGRIYIGDEIIELTGRLHVVGFGKASKRMAMALNDLLGDRIVGGVVITPDEIGSVGNINLVRGNHPIPGKDTLESSQQLLDYVSSNVSENDIVFVVVSGGGSALFEVPEDGVTLDDIAWISRELMKRGADIFELNAVRKRFSKVKGGKFIRFLKAKKVISLIISDVVGDRLDTIASGPTAPDDTTFRDVYNILKRRGIWDEMKDSMKRIVEMGLEGRIADTPKRGDNIFNRVLNIIVASNKLVLDAMAEKARSQGFNTLILTSMLEGEAREAGKVLASIVKSIHIYDMPIKKPAAILAGGETVVTVRGRGVGGRNQELCLALSISIRGIKNVAGLCMGTDGIDGISPAAGAIVDGETYYEGLRQGLDPQEYLENNDSYTYFAKLRKAIITGYTGTNVNDIFIALIE; encoded by the coding sequence ATGAACTATTTCGTTGCATGGGCCTCAAACATGTTTATAAAAAATGCTAATGAAGTAGCTAAATCAACTTTACATAGGCTAATTCTAGAGATAGCCGATTATGGATTAGCTGTGGCCGATCCCTATAATGCTGTGAAGAACCATGTGAAAGTTAATGGTGGGAGGATATATATTGGGGATGAAATTATCGAGTTAACTGGAAGACTTCATGTCGTAGGTTTTGGAAAAGCATCAAAAAGAATGGCTATGGCTTTAAATGATTTGCTGGGGGATAGGATAGTTGGTGGGGTTGTTATAACCCCCGATGAAATTGGCAGTGTTGGTAATATAAATCTTGTTAGAGGTAATCACCCAATTCCGGGTAAGGATACCTTAGAATCTTCCCAGCAACTACTAGACTATGTATCCAGCAATGTCTCTGAAAACGATATTGTCTTTGTTGTTGTATCTGGAGGTGGGTCGGCACTCTTTGAGGTTCCAGAAGACGGTGTAACTCTAGATGATATCGCCTGGATTTCCAGAGAACTTATGAAAAGAGGTGCAGATATATTCGAATTGAATGCTGTGAGAAAAAGGTTTTCTAAGGTTAAGGGTGGGAAGTTCATAAGATTTTTAAAGGCAAAGAAAGTCATATCGCTGATAATAAGTGATGTTGTTGGGGATAGGCTAGACACTATAGCCTCGGGACCTACAGCACCTGACGACACAACTTTTCGAGATGTTTACAATATATTGAAGAGACGTGGTATTTGGGATGAGATGAAAGACTCTATGAAGAGAATAGTGGAAATGGGTCTAGAGGGAAGAATAGCGGATACGCCGAAGAGAGGCGACAATATTTTCAATAGGGTTTTAAACATTATTGTTGCAAGCAATAAATTGGTTTTAGATGCTATGGCAGAAAAGGCAAGAAGCCAAGGATTTAATACGCTTATTCTAACTTCCATGCTTGAGGGGGAGGCTAGGGAGGCCGGAAAGGTGCTGGCATCAATAGTGAAAAGCATTCACATATATGATATGCCAATAAAAAAACCTGCAGCTATTTTAGCTGGTGGGGAAACTGTTGTAACTGTTAGGGGCAGAGGGGTCGGGGGCAGAAACCAGGAACTTTGCCTAGCATTATCAATATCGATTAGAGGTATAAAAAATGTTGCTGGATTATGCATGGGGACAGATGGAATTGATGGTATAAGCCCAGCCGCTGGAGCGATAGTTGATGGCGAAACATATTATGAGGGATTGAGACAAGGTTTAGATCCGCAAGAGTATCTAGAGAACAACGATAGCTACACCTACTTCGCGAAGCTCAGAAAGGCTATTATAACAGGCTATACTGGCACAAATGTTAATGACATATTCATAGCTTTGATAGAATAA
- a CDS encoding 5-deoxy-glucuronate isomerase: MLFKKPNIFDKPVEVFRLDDISLLHIHTKNLTKFSLDLCRDCEKVLALLRGRCRVGGYELFEKDLLYIPADVGHMDMECTENAIAYIVQTKASRKFGSYLKRFGEAEKTIIEDAGSRRTRYTLIGEKDESERMLAGYTFCEPGSWGSYPPHRHDDMYEIFIYFDLSPYFGIQTIFDESQESVYIVRDYDAVLVSRGYHPNVSTPMRGMKYLWVMVSKRGSKTHKMEIHPLYAKS, from the coding sequence ATGCTGTTTAAAAAGCCGAATATCTTTGATAAACCTGTCGAGGTTTTTAGACTCGACGACATATCTCTTCTGCATATCCATACAAAGAATCTAACAAAGTTCAGCTTGGATCTATGCAGAGACTGTGAAAAGGTTTTGGCTTTGCTGAGAGGGAGATGCAGAGTTGGTGGCTATGAACTCTTTGAAAAAGACCTGCTCTACATTCCAGCAGATGTAGGCCACATGGATATGGAGTGCACAGAAAACGCCATAGCATACATTGTTCAGACTAAGGCCTCAAGAAAATTTGGCTCATATCTAAAGAGGTTTGGAGAAGCTGAAAAGACCATTATAGAAGATGCTGGGTCTCGCAGGACTAGATACACATTGATAGGAGAGAAAGATGAGAGCGAGAGGATGTTAGCTGGCTACACATTTTGCGAGCCAGGCTCCTGGGGCTCGTACCCCCCGCACAGGCACGATGATATGTATGAGATCTTCATATACTTTGATCTGAGCCCATATTTCGGCATTCAAACAATATTCGACGAGTCTCAGGAGAGTGTATACATAGTTAGAGACTATGACGCTGTTTTAGTTTCTAGGGGATACCACCCCAATGTCTCAACCCCTATGAGAGGCATGAAATACCTGTGGGTAATGGTGTCGAAGAGAGGCTCTAAAACACATAAGATGGAGATTCACCCACTATATGCCAAGTCCTAG
- a CDS encoding ABC transporter ATP-binding protein produces the protein MPRADIVIVKNVVKVYRYGKVLFEALRGLSLAVQKGDIVCIVGPSGSGKTTLLNIIGGLDKPDSGEVIVDGTDITRLSEKELNMYRLYKVGFVFQSFNLIPTLTVLENVELPMYLAKIDKEKRKQRALELLKAVGLEKLADKTPDTLSGGEQQRVAIARALANNPSIILMDEPTAALDTENTRMLMNIIRRLNREYNQTFIIATHDVLVARGCTKIYGIRDGRVEGIYSASEISKLFQI, from the coding sequence ATGCCTAGAGCAGACATTGTGATAGTAAAGAACGTTGTCAAGGTATATAGATATGGGAAGGTGCTTTTCGAAGCGTTGAGAGGATTGAGCCTAGCAGTGCAAAAAGGTGATATAGTTTGTATCGTAGGCCCATCAGGCTCTGGAAAAACAACTTTACTAAACATCATAGGTGGGCTAGACAAACCTGATAGCGGAGAGGTTATAGTTGATGGCACGGACATTACAAGGTTGAGCGAAAAAGAGTTGAATATGTACAGACTATACAAGGTTGGCTTTGTCTTCCAATCATTCAATTTAATACCAACGCTGACAGTCCTTGAAAATGTTGAGTTGCCAATGTACCTAGCGAAAATAGATAAGGAGAAGAGGAAGCAGAGAGCATTGGAGCTTCTAAAGGCTGTGGGCCTCGAAAAGCTAGCCGACAAGACGCCAGACACCCTAAGCGGTGGTGAGCAACAGAGGGTAGCAATAGCGAGAGCGCTTGCAAATAACCCATCTATAATCTTAATGGATGAGCCAACAGCTGCTCTAGACACCGAAAACACAAGAATGCTGATGAATATTATAAGAAGGTTGAATAGAGAGTATAACCAAACATTCATAATAGCAACACACGATGTTTTAGTTGCTAGGGGCTGTACAAAAATATATGGAATTAGGGATGGCAGGGTAGAGGGGATTTACAGTGCATCAGAGATAAGTAAGCTGTTCCAGATATAG
- a CDS encoding FtsX-like permease family protein codes for MVTLLTIVQRNFSRRKIRTTLTIIGIAIGIGLTFSLLSITATGTQRSAELIRRLTGADITIYNATRGAMQQGFVGRRIGGFFPTAMPTNLIDLSIINTLSAIPEIEIISPLLSFRAYLNSAAMVTVYGVDISTYRNISNLDIVEGTFLQNPTAFQAIIGKSLSEDYNISVGDAISLQVGNSTWSFTVVGIFQSGERFQEYAVYIPIEVAQNITNSVGKVSQIMIKLRDPRYLSDVIQAIQSSFPGLAVFSPLSMIQNVQQALNTITMFFSSIGLVAVTAGAFGVANTMIMSVVERTREIGILKAIGASKGFILMLFLLESFLIGLIGGGIGILIGVVLSYIIAPLASYNLRGGVAPARGVFQQAFLVRPTITPMNIAIAILLGIAVGVIAGIYPAYRASKIKPVEALRYA; via the coding sequence TTGGTCACCCTACTGACAATTGTGCAAAGAAATTTTAGTAGAAGAAAAATCAGAACAACATTAACTATAATAGGTATTGCAATTGGTATTGGACTCACATTCTCTTTGCTATCAATAACAGCTACAGGCACACAAAGATCAGCTGAGCTCATTAGGAGGCTGACCGGAGCTGATATAACAATCTATAATGCTACTAGAGGGGCTATGCAACAAGGTTTTGTGGGTAGAAGGATAGGAGGATTCTTCCCTACAGCTATGCCAACAAATCTAATCGATCTTAGCATAATTAATACACTTAGCGCGATACCCGAAATCGAGATTATATCACCTCTCCTATCGTTTAGAGCATATCTAAATTCTGCCGCTATGGTCACTGTATATGGTGTTGACATATCCACATATAGAAATATCTCAAATTTGGATATCGTTGAGGGGACTTTTCTACAAAATCCAACTGCTTTCCAGGCCATTATCGGAAAAAGCCTTTCAGAGGACTACAACATCTCTGTTGGGGATGCAATATCACTTCAAGTAGGCAACTCCACTTGGAGCTTTACAGTTGTCGGAATATTCCAAAGTGGAGAGAGGTTCCAGGAATACGCTGTTTACATACCTATAGAAGTTGCGCAGAACATAACAAATAGTGTGGGTAAGGTGTCACAAATAATGATTAAGTTGAGGGATCCGAGATACCTATCCGATGTAATACAAGCGATCCAGTCCTCTTTCCCCGGACTTGCAGTTTTCTCACCGCTTAGCATGATTCAAAATGTTCAGCAAGCACTAAATACGATAACAATGTTCTTCTCGTCGATAGGGCTTGTAGCTGTAACTGCTGGCGCATTCGGCGTTGCCAACACCATGATTATGAGTGTTGTTGAGAGAACTAGGGAGATAGGGATTCTCAAGGCCATTGGTGCAAGCAAAGGCTTTATATTGATGCTATTTCTATTAGAATCATTTTTAATTGGTCTTATAGGGGGTGGCATTGGAATATTAATCGGTGTTGTACTTTCGTATATCATAGCCCCTTTAGCGTCATATAATCTGAGAGGTGGTGTAGCTCCAGCTAGAGGAGTATTTCAGCAAGCATTTTTAGTGCGCCCCACCATAACACCTATGAACATAGCTATTGCTATATTGCTTGGGATTGCAGTAGGGGTTATAGCAGGGATATACCCAGCCTATAGAGCATCGAAGATAAAACCTGTGGAGGCGTTGAGATATGCCTAG
- a CDS encoding FmdE family protein, whose protein sequence is MVSKELIEKAREFHGHICPFLVLGLRASEIAMKRLGISKAGVGETISEDIVAIVEANNCFADGVQIATGCTLGNNSLMYIDTGKNALTLFRRGNRRGVRVYIDAQKLREKYFSKEALELFHKVVAERRGSREDVEKLHRLWTEIGYRMADIPEEEFVVQEVEIVEEIERAPIFESIRCSKCGELVMAPRIVYVDGKPLCLQCAGKEALAVIGRGITYTKIPFKVTPNAH, encoded by the coding sequence ATGGTAAGTAAAGAGCTTATAGAGAAGGCAAGAGAATTTCACGGGCATATATGCCCATTTCTAGTTTTGGGTCTTAGAGCATCTGAAATAGCTATGAAAAGACTTGGTATTAGCAAAGCCGGTGTTGGAGAGACTATTAGTGAGGATATTGTGGCTATTGTTGAAGCCAATAACTGTTTTGCTGATGGAGTTCAAATAGCGACTGGTTGCACTCTTGGCAACAACTCTTTGATGTATATAGATACTGGGAAGAATGCTCTTACGCTTTTTAGGAGGGGTAACAGGAGAGGTGTTAGGGTCTACATAGACGCTCAAAAGCTTAGAGAGAAATACTTCTCTAAAGAGGCTCTCGAACTATTCCATAAGGTTGTAGCTGAGAGAAGAGGTAGTAGAGAAGATGTTGAGAAGTTGCACAGGCTGTGGACTGAGATAGGCTATAGAATGGCTGACATCCCAGAAGAGGAGTTCGTTGTCCAAGAGGTTGAAATTGTTGAGGAGATAGAGAGGGCACCGATATTCGAGAGCATTAGGTGTTCCAAATGTGGCGAGCTTGTGATGGCGCCAAGGATTGTGTATGTTGATGGAAAGCCCCTATGTCTGCAGTGTGCAGGTAAAGAGGCTCTAGCTGTAATAGGAAGGGGTATAACGTATACAAAAATCCCATTCAAGGTGACCCCCAATGCTCATTAG